The genomic region AATTACAACCGGAGAGAATTAATCGCTAATAAAACAAATTCAATCTTTGACTGCTTACAGAAACAATTATTTTGATAGCTACTTACATAATACGAGCAGAACAATAGTTAATCTACTGAAAGCTCACAGACTCCCCATGCAAGATTAATTGACCAGATAACTTACAAATGTCAATTAGCAGGAATCAAATTTAAGTAGGGAGGCACAATTATTTGTAGGATGGGTTTCGTTCTTCAACCCATCCTACGTTCATCTTATATTTAATTCCACCCACCCACTTAAGGGATAAATAATAAGAAAAAATTATATTTATGGGGGGTTGAGATAAGTTTTTTTATGGTCAAGGGGGTAGAAATGTGGTACTATAAGAGTTAAATAATGGAGTGGTGGAATTTTTTTTAAAATTGCACAGATTTCCATTATCAGAATATCACGCCCAAGAGTCAATAGTCAACCCCCATTGGGAAAAAAATCGGTGCGCCGTAGATCCTCAACAAAAGCGCTTTTTGACTGTGATATACAAATTATAATAAATGCAGTTTGAATTGAGGAAAGAAACCCAACATCATCATCTCAACAAATTTCTACAAGAGTCTTCTATTCCTAGAGGAACAGGAGTATGAAAGCTGCCAATTGTCTATTGTCTTGATTTTTTGTTAAAAATAGTTTATATATAAACCGGATTCGAGATCAGGACGACTTATAGAATGACCTCCGAACAGACAATTAGACGTTCCGATATATTAAACACCCAAGTCATCACCCGTGATAATGGCAAAAGGTTAGGTATCGTGAGTCAGGTGTGGGTAGACATTGATCAGAGAGAGGTTGTGGCCTTTGGGTTACGAGACAGCCTGATTTCTATCTCTAGTCTACCTCGCCAAATGTATCTCAGTAGTATCAACCAGATCGGTGATGTGATTTTGGTTGAAAATGAAGATGTCATTGAGGACATCGATGTAGAAGCTCTCAGTAACTTGATTAACTGGGAAGTGATTACAGAAACTGGAGAAGTATTAGGTAGAGTAAGAAGCTTTAAGTTCAGTGGTGAAAGTGGTAAAATATCTTCTATAGTTATCGCTTCCCTGGGATTACCCCAAATTCCAGAACAACTGTTAAGTACCTACGAAATTTCTATAGATGAAGTAGTCAGCACCGGGCCCAATAGACTGATTGTATTTGAGGGTGCGGAAGAAAGAGTTAACCAGCTGAGCGTGGGAGTTTTAGAACGTCTGGGTATTGGTAAAGCACCTTGGGAAAAAGACTCGGAGGAAGAATATGGCTATTCTGCACCACGAGCTGTTTCTCCCGCTAATCAATTACCCAGTGGAGTACCTTTGGAACCACCTAAACCTAAGATTCGTGCTCCCCAACCGGTAGCGCGGGAGGAAGAGTGGACCCAAGACTATGTAGAAGAGGAAATCACACCTCAGCGCGAGGTTATGCAAGCTCGTGCCTACGAGTCTATACAATATGAGGAGGAAGAAGAAGATAATTGGAGTGAAACAACTGGTAAAGACAGGTATCAGTCATCAGTCACCCCAAAACCTACACCTCAATCCTACAACAAAACCTATGCCCAACAGTATGAGGATGATGAAGATGTGGAAGGTGACGCTTGGGATGATGTGCCCAAACCGGTGAACATTCCCAAAAAGGTTAAGGAAAGACAGGTGGAATACGAGGAGGAAAGCTAACCGGAAGAAGATATTTTACCGTTTTGTTTCTTAAACCGCGATTCGTCCCCCGATTTATTGGGGGAGCGTCAATTCTAGGATGTTTTAGGGAGAAACCACAGAGTTTGCCATCTTTACTAAACCGCTTAGACTACCCGCTTTTAATCCAATGGTGTACTGTACTCCTTTCTCTATCCATATCAGGTTAGCATCAGAGCAGTTGGCACCACATTTAAAGTCTTCAAAATAAGCCTTTTTGTTGTTGTTTAGGTTTACTTCTTTTCCTACAGGTTTGGGGGTATTACTACTAAGTAGCTCTGCACTAATAGCACCAAAACGACAAGCTGTTCCCCCACTACAATCGGGAGTGAATCCTAGTAGGATTTGGTATTTGTTTCTGGTTACTGTTTCCACAATTGAGTAAAGTGGGGGCTCATTTTTCCCAATAGGAATATGGGTTGGTAATAGAATCTTGATTTGGGTGGTTTTCTTTAATTTAGATAGAATTGGTTGAAAAACCGGATTGACCTGGGAGTTTTTGCCCTGAGTTGGCTGTTTTGCTATTATCTGGTACTGGTCGATTCCCAGAGCTGGGGTGACCCTGACAAAGTTAGTACCGGTGAGCAGTAAAAACAAGGTACTGATATGCTTGATTGGAAATTTGGAATTCATGCCCAGATTAAAAATAAGGATACTTGAGCTATGCTATAGCTATACTATCATGCTAGTGGGTGGGTGGAATTAAATATAAGATGAACGTAGGATGGGTTTCGTATTAAACTCATCCTACAAATAATTGTACATCCCTACTTATATGAAATTGGTTAGATTTTTAAAAAATATCCCAGTCTCCCATGAGAAAAATGTGTTAAAAACCCGTCAGAAATCTATAATATCCAAGGATTGTTCGATTTCCATATCTAAAATTATGGCTTGGGTTTCTTTATATTTTCCTAAACTACCATCTTGCCAATATATATCCGCCGCTTTTTTAAAATCTTCACTCGCTGTCTGTTTATTTCCCATAATTAACCAGCAGTTCCCTCTATAATAATAAGCATCACCGTAATTGGGTTCAGTTTTGATAACCATGGTAAAATCATCCACTGCTGCTTCATATATTCCCCTATTAAAATAGGTTTTACCCCGTTGATAATAGGCATCTACATAATTAATATTCAGAGCGATCGCCTGATTATAGTTTTCTACTGCTTCTTCATATTCTCCCAGCTGATAGAGATGATCAGCTCGGTTTTTATAAATAACCTCGTCATGGTGTTTGATGTTAAATAATTCTCCCAAATCTCCTGGTTTTTCTGATATTGGCTGATCTAATAGATCAGGATGAATACTAACTGCTTGACTATAGTCTTCTATTGCTCCTTGATAGTCTCCTATTAAATAACGAGCTTCGGCTCGATTTTTGTAGTTAATTGCCAATTCGGGGTTAATAGAGATCGCCTGGCTAAAATCTTCTATGGCGCTGTGATAATTACGTGACTTATAATGGGCTAAACCTCTTTTATTATAAGCATTGCTATGATTTAAGTTGGCACTGATTACCTGGTTATAGTTGGAAATTGCCATATCATAATCACCTAATTGATAATAGGCTAAACCAAGTTTATAATAGGCATGAATATCAATATTATCAGTATATTTATGGCTGAGATTAAATCCAGGTTGGACTTCCCCCTGGTAATAACTATTTTTTTTATTGTTTTGTAATGCTTGACTATAATTACTGATTGCCACAATATAGTCACCATTATCAAAATGTTTATCCCCCAATTTCACATAAAACTCCACCACATCTCCCCCCATATCTGGTGCGTGCTTTTGTAAGTTGTGTAAATTATGTGAGTTGTCTAAACCATTTGTATTAGATGAAATTACTTCCTGAGGAATGCCATTACTAGTCATGGCTGGTAAATCTTCTAAATATGCTAATAAACCTCCACCATATAACAACTGATCAATACCAAACGAAATTCTGCCAGTTTTTAACTTAATCATTTTGGTGGGGAGAAACCCAGCTAAAAAAAGATGATATGCTAATTGAGCTTCTGTCACCTCCTCCCGAATTAAAATACAAACAATAACTGCATTTTTTTCTACCTCTTGGGAACTCACAGACCATCTTACCTTATCAAAATCCCCATGACGAGATTTAACTTCTATCCCAATCCAGGGATGTGCAGTGACAGTAAAATCACTTTTACCATCGCCACCTAAACGCTTTTCATAATCAACCTCAGTGATAAAATCTGCCAATCTTTCTTTAACGACTTCTTCACCTAATTTACCTTTGAGATTACTAATAAACACATCGCGTACCGTAGAGGTACGCTTATACTTTTCCGCCATGGACCAGCAAAATTCTCTCAGAGATTTCAGTCTTTGTCCAGAAATAATGGTTAATTCACTATGACTTCCTGGTATTTCACAATTTAATAAACAACCAGAATTTAATCTTTTAATAAAATCTGACTGTAGGGATCTCAATAAATTAATCCAATCCATATCCTCCTAAACGGAAATCCTTTCTCCAGGTTTAGGTTCAATTACCTGTGTAGATAAACTATTTAATTCTAATAACTCCTTAAACTCTGCCACGGTCCCCTTTGCTTGTAATACTTTACTTAATAGCCCATCAAAGAACACATCTCCACCAGCAGCGGTAGGGAGCATAATTTGGGGTTTTAACAATTTGGCAACTTCCAAAGCACTATTCATACCTTTAATTACTGGACCTAGGAGAGGTAAGGATAAGTTAATTATAGGTGTGATCACTACATCCACTGGACTCAATTCTTCAAGTGCGGATGAATGATAGCCATGTGGTTCATAGTATAGACCCACGTTGTTGGATATATTTCGGATCACATAACCATTTTCTCTGACATTGGGTCCCACAGGAGAGCCAGGAAGGGCTTTAATTTCTAATTGGTCTTTTAAAGTGTCCTCTAAGGTGAAACTTTCACCATGATGGAGAGTCTTCACTTGATGATATCCCAATTTCTCTACCACCTTAGCTGCTTGGGGGGAACCCAGAACAGGTATATGTCTATCTAACTGTCTAAGAGTCGGTGGATGAGCATGATCTTCCAATCCTTGAGACAACAAAATTAAGTCTATATTGTTTGGTATGGGACGATCCTGGAGGCGATAACTTTTGAATAACCAATCTACATTATTAAAGGTTAAATCCCCTACCAACCAGGGATCTAAAAGAATATGCCACCCTCCAATTTCTAATAGCCAACTGTTACTGTCAAGCCAGGTAAAATACATACTTTCCACTGTAGTTTTAAATAGGTTAAGATGTTTATATCACCCATACATTATAATACTTATTTGCCAAGGATTGGTTCCCCACTCCTAAAAACTATCTTTTTTACCCAGGGTTTGTAACACCTTTTCCACATTATCTAAATTACCAACTATCCGACGAACAGGATGGGGCCAAATCTTAACTAATGTGGGTGTGGCTGAAACTTGATCTATTTCCGCTTGCTCCGGATGTGTTAAAACATCAATTACCTTGAGAGTGTAAGGAACCCCTAAGTACTCTTCTAATAATTCATGTAGTTTCTCTAAAATTCTTTCAGTGGTCATATTATGACCAGCAACAAATAAACGTAAAACATAAACTTCATGATTGTGTGTTATCTGTTTTTGATTGACATGCTTCTGTGAATACGGCATGGACATACTATCTAAACGCACGATCAAATCGTGGTCCTCCCATAATTGGGGAAAGGTTGAACGATAACTCTCTATTACCATGGGATCACATACATCCTCTCGCCAAGGTGACCTTTGCCACACTTCATTTCCTGTCCCAAAAATTGCCCCCAATAATGGCTGATAGCTTATTACCGCAGGATAAGCCTCCGCAAATGTCTGTATTTTTTGTGTCCGTGGATTTAACCAATGATCAATTGTAGCTGTATAACAAGGAACTAAAAAATGGGGAGGTTCTGATAGATTCAGTATTTCCTGCAGGACCCCACACAAATGCAAATGCCATCGCCTCTGTTTACTCGGATCAATACAGTAAATTAAATCTCCCCCAGGTGTAAACAAGGCAATCCCTTTAAACACTTGGGGTAAAGATGGTTTGTCTATATTTGTACCTACGTTATAAATACTCATTAAATTTAGTCAATACTTGTTGCTTGTTATTAACACTGGTCACTATAAAGTCAATGCAGAGCATTTATTTTTATGGAACCGGGTTACCTGGATTATAGGTCACTACTAGCCTTTTATTTCCCATTTCAATTATGAGAGATAAGGAGACTTTTGTTAAGAAATATTAAGCAAGTTGGGAGACAGATTTTGGGTAAGATCCATGGACATTGCTATTCACAAAGTTATATATCCAGGGATATATGGGGAATTGGAAGTATTGGACCAAATCCGATTTGGGCATCAAATTCATGATTACGAAAAATTAAGTGTAAAGATTAATAAAGAAATGCTCATCTTTTTCTTCAGGTTCTATATACTGAAATTCAACTTTAAAACCTTGCTGTGTAATTTAGGAGGAAAGATCATGGTTGTGGCTCAAAGCTCTAATCAAGGGAAGATGTACTCCTTGTTAATGATGAAAAGCTTTTTGATTTGGACTTTCACATTAGCAGTGTGCTTGTTAGTAGTAGGTTTTCCACTAGTTGTAGTCATGGCTACAGTAGGTTGCTTACTCTCTATTGTTTTGCAATCTGTTATGCCTGCGAGCGCTGTTTTACTCGTAGCAGGTGCTTTAGTAATTTTCAATGTTGTGACAGTTTTAATCGTGGCAGGTGTCTTGACTGCTAAGAGTGTTCATCCCAAAGAAGTTAAGTGGTTAAGTTGGCTATATGGTGATGCGGAAAGGGTACAAACCACCGTTTATGCTTCTTGTCCTTTAACTTGTGAGATCAAATGATTAATATAAATTTGACATGTCAATTGATAGCGGTAGCTACCTGTGGGGAGGATAGGCGATCGCCTACCCGAATCTCATCCTAGCCATGAACTCTGTTTATATAGTTCTGGTTAGAGCTAGGACTTGATAGGTCAAATTTAACAAACAGTCCATCTGCCCGGTTAAGCCGGGTTTTTTCGTGTTTAAGAGAAGGGAAAAAATTTTGTTTTGATGAATGGGAATGATTTGGGATAGAATTATAACTGCTGTATTATTTCATGACCAATAATTCGATAAGTAATGACTAAAAAAATTGGCATTGTTTTAGGTACTCGTCCTGAAGCAATTAAACTAGCACCAGTAATTCAGATATTTAAAACTGCTGTGGACTTAGAAGTGGAAGTAATTCTTACGGGACAGCATAAGGAAATGGTCGCACAAGTGATGGAGCTGTTTAATCTGAAAGCGGATTGGGATCTAGAGATTATGCAGCCTAAACAGTCTCTTAATGATATTACATGTAGGAGTTTGCAAGGTTTAGAGAATTTATACAAAAAGTTAAATATAGACTTAGTGATTGTTCAGGGAGATACAACAACTGCCTTTGCAGCAGCTTTAGGAGCTTTTTACCAGCAAATTCCCGTAGGTCATTTGGAAGCAGGGTTGAGAACTGAGGATCTGTTTAATCCCTATCCAGAAGAAGCTAACAGAAGATTAATTTCTCAAATTAGTCAATTACATTTTGCACCCACCTCCTTAGCGGTGACCAATTTACAGAATTCCGGTGTTTTAGGAGAAATCCACCTGACTGGTAACACCGTAATTGATGCGTTGTTGAACGTAGCAAAAACCAACCCAGCTTGTGATATAATCGGTTTAAAGTGGGGAGAATATCGAACTATTTTAGCCACAGTTCACCGACGAGAAAATTGGGGGGAACCACTAGAAGCAATTGCTCAAGGTTTTCTAGAAATTTTAGATCGGTTTTCCGACACAGCTTTATTATTACCACTACATAAAAATCCTACTGTTAGAGAGCCATTACAACAAATACTAAGTAAACACCCCCGGATTTTTTTAACAGAACCATTAGATTATGGGGAGTTAGTAGGAGCAATAGGGCGCTCTTACTTATTGTTGACAGACTCTGGTGGACTGCAAGAAGAAGCTCCCAGTCTTGGTAAACCCGTGTTAGTGCTTAGGGATACTACAGAAAGACCAGAAGCGGTAACAGCGGGTACAGCTAAATTAGTTGGAACACAAACAGATAGAATTGTAACTGCTGCTAGTGAGTTGTTAGGCGATAGGCAAGCATATTTATCAATGGCAAATGCTATTAACCCTTTTGGGGACGGTCACGCAGCGGAGCGAATCTTGAAAATTGTTCGCAACTATTTAGGGCTGACCGTGGACGGAGTGTGATATTAGTTGTGATTATCAGTAGTCACTGTCAGCTACACAAATGCCTTTACACTTAATTCCATTAGTAGCAGTACGTTTACAATGGGGACAAAGAATTTTTTCCTCTTGATGACTGGGTAGGTTGTTTTTATCAGGTTTGCT from Cylindrospermopsis curvispora GIHE-G1 harbors:
- a CDS encoding PRC-barrel domain-containing protein is translated as MTSEQTIRRSDILNTQVITRDNGKRLGIVSQVWVDIDQREVVAFGLRDSLISISSLPRQMYLSSINQIGDVILVENEDVIEDIDVEALSNLINWEVITETGEVLGRVRSFKFSGESGKISSIVIASLGLPQIPEQLLSTYEISIDEVVSTGPNRLIVFEGAEERVNQLSVGVLERLGIGKAPWEKDSEEEYGYSAPRAVSPANQLPSGVPLEPPKPKIRAPQPVAREEEWTQDYVEEEITPQREVMQARAYESIQYEEEEEDNWSETTGKDRYQSSVTPKPTPQSYNKTYAQQYEDDEDVEGDAWDDVPKPVNIPKKVKERQVEYEEES
- a CDS encoding tetratricopeptide repeat protein; this encodes MDWINLLRSLQSDFIKRLNSGCLLNCEIPGSHSELTIISGQRLKSLREFCWSMAEKYKRTSTVRDVFISNLKGKLGEEVVKERLADFITEVDYEKRLGGDGKSDFTVTAHPWIGIEVKSRHGDFDKVRWSVSSQEVEKNAVIVCILIREEVTEAQLAYHLFLAGFLPTKMIKLKTGRISFGIDQLLYGGGLLAYLEDLPAMTSNGIPQEVISSNTNGLDNSHNLHNLQKHAPDMGGDVVEFYVKLGDKHFDNGDYIVAISNYSQALQNNKKNSYYQGEVQPGFNLSHKYTDNIDIHAYYKLGLAYYQLGDYDMAISNYNQVISANLNHSNAYNKRGLAHYKSRNYHSAIEDFSQAISINPELAINYKNRAEARYLIGDYQGAIEDYSQAVSIHPDLLDQPISEKPGDLGELFNIKHHDEVIYKNRADHLYQLGEYEEAVENYNQAIALNINYVDAYYQRGKTYFNRGIYEAAVDDFTMVIKTEPNYGDAYYYRGNCWLIMGNKQTASEDFKKAADIYWQDGSLGKYKETQAIILDMEIEQSLDIIDF
- a CDS encoding MBL fold metallo-hydrolase, whose product is MYFTWLDSNSWLLEIGGWHILLDPWLVGDLTFNNVDWLFKSYRLQDRPIPNNIDLILLSQGLEDHAHPPTLRQLDRHIPVLGSPQAAKVVEKLGYHQVKTLHHGESFTLEDTLKDQLEIKALPGSPVGPNVRENGYVIRNISNNVGLYYEPHGYHSSALEELSPVDVVITPIINLSLPLLGPVIKGMNSALEVAKLLKPQIMLPTAAGGDVFFDGLLSKVLQAKGTVAEFKELLELNSLSTQVIEPKPGERISV
- a CDS encoding circadian clock KaiB family protein — encoded protein: MSIYNVGTNIDKPSLPQVFKGIALFTPGGDLIYCIDPSKQRRWHLHLCGVLQEILNLSEPPHFLVPCYTATIDHWLNPRTQKIQTFAEAYPAVISYQPLLGAIFGTGNEVWQRSPWREDVCDPMVIESYRSTFPQLWEDHDLIVRLDSMSMPYSQKHVNQKQITHNHEVYVLRLFVAGHNMTTERILEKLHELLEEYLGVPYTLKVIDVLTHPEQAEIDQVSATPTLVKIWPHPVRRIVGNLDNVEKVLQTLGKKDSF
- the wecB gene encoding non-hydrolyzing UDP-N-acetylglucosamine 2-epimerase, whose protein sequence is MTKKIGIVLGTRPEAIKLAPVIQIFKTAVDLEVEVILTGQHKEMVAQVMELFNLKADWDLEIMQPKQSLNDITCRSLQGLENLYKKLNIDLVIVQGDTTTAFAAALGAFYQQIPVGHLEAGLRTEDLFNPYPEEANRRLISQISQLHFAPTSLAVTNLQNSGVLGEIHLTGNTVIDALLNVAKTNPACDIIGLKWGEYRTILATVHRRENWGEPLEAIAQGFLEILDRFSDTALLLPLHKNPTVREPLQQILSKHPRIFLTEPLDYGELVGAIGRSYLLLTDSGGLQEEAPSLGKPVLVLRDTTERPEAVTAGTAKLVGTQTDRIVTAASELLGDRQAYLSMANAINPFGDGHAAERILKIVRNYLGLTVDGV